CCCTACGATCCCGACGCGGTCTACCATGGGCACGACAATGTGTCCATTCAGGAGATCCGGAAGGCGGCCCTGATCCGTGCCGGGCGTCAGGCGACGGCCATCGACCAGTTCGGGCAGTGGTACCTGAAGGCGAATGCCACCGAGGAGGAGGACCTCCCCGACAGCGTCTATTACGACGGCGCTCAGACCGACTATGCGGTGCGCCGGTTGGCGGCGCTCCGCGACGCCGGCCAACCATTCTTCTTCGCCGTTGGCTACTACCGACCGCACCTCCCGTTCAACGCCCCGAAGCGGTACTGGGATCTCTACAAGCGCGACGCCTTGCCACTCGCACCCAACCAGATGGTGCCGGCCGGCGCGCCGGGCATGGCCGTCAACACGAATCGCGAACTCCGCGGCTATGCCGACTTCGCCAACGCGAAGGACGCCGTCGACGGCACGCTCGATCCGGCCGATGTGCGCCGCCTCACGCATGGCTACTACGCCTCGATCAGCTACATCGACGCGCAGGTCGGTCGGTTGCTGGACCAACTCGATTCGCTGGGCCTTACCAGGAACACCATCGTGGTGCTCTGGGGCGACAACGGCTTCAAGCTCGGAGAGCACAACAGTTGGGCCAAGATGACCAACTACACTATCGACACCCACGTGCCGTTGATCATCCGCGCGCCCGGCCAGATTCGCCCCGGACTCCGCTTGTCACAGCCGGTGGAACTCGTCGACATCTACCCGACCCTGGCCGCGCTCGCGGGGTTGCCCGTGCCGTCGCAGCTGCAAGGCGCCAGCGCCGTGCCCCTGCTGGCGAATCCCCAGCGGCCCTGGAAGGGCGCCGTGTTCAGCCAGTACCTCCGCAACGGGATCTGGGTGGCGAAGGACAGCATTCCCTACATGGGCTACTCGATGCTCACCGCGGACTGGCACTACGTCGCGTGGATGAACTGGACGACTCGCCAATACGTGGCGTGGGAGTTGTACGATCGTCGTGCCGACCCGATGGAAAACGTGAATCTGGCCAGCCGACCGGAGCGCGCCGCGTTGCTGGCCCGGCTCGAGACCGAGCGATTGGCCGGCTGGCGCGCGGCGATGCCCGCGAAGTGACCATTCCATGCCCTCGAGGGTGACCATGTCCCACCGCATGCTGTCGTCGGTCGCGCTCACGCTGGCCGTTGCCATGCCGCACCCCGCCACGGCACAGACGGCGACGCGCGATCCGCTCACCATCGAGCGCATCTTCACGAAGCGGGAGTTCGCGACCGCACCGGCGGGGTGGCAGCCATGGCTGGACGACGTGCGCGGCTCGACGCGCCTCGAACCGTCCCGGCAGGCGAGCGGTTTGGTCGACCTGGTCGCAACCACGGCTGCCGGGGTCCGAACCACGCTCGTGGCGGCCACTGAGCTCGTGCCCCTCGGCGGAAGCCGACCACTCCGG
Above is a genomic segment from Gemmatimonadota bacterium containing:
- a CDS encoding sulfatase translates to MALLLASCTPQTTPQPSAATPPNVLFIAIDDLRPSLGAYGDPVVKTPNIDRLARSGAVFLEAHAQEAVCNPSRASLLTGLRPDSLRVWDLETDFRRTTPDVVTLPQYFIRNGYTAVSVGKIYHNLIPDSLSWSEPEHKVAGFPYDPDAVYHGHDNVSIQEIRKAALIRAGRQATAIDQFGQWYLKANATEEEDLPDSVYYDGAQTDYAVRRLAALRDAGQPFFFAVGYYRPHLPFNAPKRYWDLYKRDALPLAPNQMVPAGAPGMAVNTNRELRGYADFANAKDAVDGTLDPADVRRLTHGYYASISYIDAQVGRLLDQLDSLGLTRNTIVVLWGDNGFKLGEHNSWAKMTNYTIDTHVPLIIRAPGQIRPGLRLSQPVELVDIYPTLAALAGLPVPSQLQGASAVPLLANPQRPWKGAVFSQYLRNGIWVAKDSIPYMGYSMLTADWHYVAWMNWTTRQYVAWELYDRRADPMENVNLASRPERAALLARLETERLAGWRAAMPAK